TAGCCTGCAAAACGATCGTCTGGCACAGCAGGCAGAGGCACTGGAAAACCAGGGCAAATGGGCGCAGGCAGCAGCACTTCAGCGGCAACGACTGGCACTGGACCCCGGCAGTGTATGGATTACTTACCGACTTTCGCAGGATCTCTGGCAGGCCGGACAACGCAGCCAGGCCGATACGTTAATGCGCAATCTCGCGCAGCAGAAGCCGAACGACCCGGAGCAGGTTTACGCTTACGGGCTGTACCTCTCAGGTCACGACCAGGACAGAGCGGCACTGGCGCATATCAACAGCCTGCCGCGCGCGCAGTGGAACAGCAATATTCAGGAGCTGGTTAATCGGCTGCAAAGCGACCAGGTGCTGGAAACCGCTAATCGCCTGCGAGAAAACGGTAAAGAGGCAGAAGCAGAAGCGATGCTGCGCCAGCAACCGCCTTCCTCGCGTATTGATCTGACGCTGGCTGACTGGGCGCAACAACGACGTGATTACGCTGCTGCCCGTGCTGCATATCAGAATGTCCTGACGCGGGAGCCAACTAACGCTGATGCCATTCTTGGCCTGACGGAAGTGGATATCGCTGCCGGTGACAAAGCGGCGGCACGTAGCCAACTGGCGAAACTGCCTGCCACCGATAACGCCTCCCTGAACACACAGCGGCGCGTGGCGCTGGCGCAGGCGCAGCTTGGCGATACCGCAGCGGCGCAGCAGACATTTAACAAGCTGATCCCGCAGGCAAAATCTCAGCCACCGTCGATGGAAAGCGCGATGGTACTGCGCGACGGTGCGAAGTTTGAAGCGCAGGCGGGCGATCCAACGCAGGCGCTGGAAACCTACAAAGACGCGATGGTCGCATCCGGTGTGACCACGACGCGTCCGCAGGATAACGACACCTTTACCCGGCTGACCCGTAACGACGAGAAAGATGACTGGCTGAAACGCGGCGTGCGCAGCGATGCAGCGGACCTCTATCGCCAGCAGGATCTTAACGTCACCCTCGAGCACGATTACTGGGGGTCGAGCGGCACCGGTGGTTACTCCGATCTGAAAGCGCACACTACCATGTTGCAGGTGGATGCGCCCTATTCTGACGGGCGGATGTTCTTTCGCAGTGATTTCGTCAATATGAACGTCGGCAGTTTCTCCACTAATGCCGATGGCAAATGGGATGACAACTGGGGCACTTGTACATTACAGGACTGTAGCGGCAACCGCAGCCAGTCGGATTCCGGTGCCAGCGTGGCGGTCGGCTGGCGAAATGACGTCTGGAGCTGGGATATCGGCACCACGCCGATGGGCTTCAACGTGGTGGATGTGGTCGGCGGCATCAGTTACAGTGATGATATCGGGCCGCTGGGTTACACCGTTAACGCCCATCGTCGGCCCATTTCCAGTTCTTTGCTGGCCTTTGGCGGGCAAAAAGACTCCCCGAGCAATACCGGGAAAAAATGGGGTGGCGTGCGTGCCGACGGCGTGGGGCTAAGCCTGAGCTACGATAAAGGTGAAGCAAACGGCGTCTGGGCATCGCTTAGCGGTGACCAGTTAACCGGTAAAAATGTCGAAGATAACTGGCGCGTGCGCTGGATGACGGGCTATTACTATAAGGTCATCAACCAGAATAATCGCCGTGTGACCATTGGCCTGAACAACATGATCTGGCATTACGACAAAGACCTGAGTGGGTACTCACTCGGTCAGGGCGGTTACTACAGCCCGCAGGAATACCTGTCGTTTGCTATTCCGGTGATGTGGCGTGAACGGACAGAAAACTGGTCGTGGGAGCTGGGGGCGTCTGGTTCGTGGTCGCATTCGCGCACCAAAACCATGCCGCGGTATCCGCTGATGAATCTGATCCCGACTGACTGGCAGGAAGAAGCTGCGCGGCAATCCAACGATGGCGGCAGCAGTCAGGGCTTTGGCTATACGGCGCGGGCATTACTTGAGCGTCGCGTCACATCCAACTGGTTTGTCGGTACGGCAATTGATATCCAGCAAGCGAAGGATTACGCGCCCAGCCATTTCCTGCTCTACGTACGTTATTCCGCCGCCGGATGGCAGGGTGACATGGATTTACCGCCGCAGCCGCTGATACCTTA
The nucleotide sequence above comes from Escherichia coli. Encoded proteins:
- the bcsC gene encoding cellulose synthase complex outer membrane protein BcsC, with amino-acid sequence MRKFTLNIFTLSLGLAVMPMVEAAPTAQQQLLEQVRLGEATHREDLVQQSLYRLELIDPNNPDVVAARFRSLLRQGDIDGAQKQLDRLSQLAPSSNAYKSSRTTMLLSTPDGRQALQQARLQATTGHAEKAVASYNKLFNGAPPEGDIAVEYWSTVAKIPARRGEAINQLKRINADTPGNTGLQNNLALLLFSSDRRDEGFAVLEQMAKSNAGREGASKIWYGQIKDMPVSDASVQALKKYLSIFSDGDSVAAAQSQLAEQQKQLADPAFRARVQGLAAVDSGMAGKAIPELQQAVRANPKDSEALGALGQAYSQKGDRANAVANLEKALALDPHSSNNDKWNSLLKVNRYWLAIQQGDAALKANNPDRAERLFQQARSVDNTDSYAVLGLGDVAMARKDYSAAERYYQQTLRMDSGNTNAVRGLANIYRQQSPEKAEAFIASLSASQRRSIDDIERSLQNDRLAQQAEALENQGKWAQAAALQRQRLALDPGSVWITYRLSQDLWQAGQRSQADTLMRNLAQQKPNDPEQVYAYGLYLSGHDQDRAALAHINSLPRAQWNSNIQELVNRLQSDQVLETANRLRENGKEAEAEAMLRQQPPSSRIDLTLADWAQQRRDYAAARAAYQNVLTREPTNADAILGLTEVDIAAGDKAAARSQLAKLPATDNASLNTQRRVALAQAQLGDTAAAQQTFNKLIPQAKSQPPSMESAMVLRDGAKFEAQAGDPTQALETYKDAMVASGVTTTRPQDNDTFTRLTRNDEKDDWLKRGVRSDAADLYRQQDLNVTLEHDYWGSSGTGGYSDLKAHTTMLQVDAPYSDGRMFFRSDFVNMNVGSFSTNADGKWDDNWGTCTLQDCSGNRSQSDSGASVAVGWRNDVWSWDIGTTPMGFNVVDVVGGISYSDDIGPLGYTVNAHRRPISSSLLAFGGQKDSPSNTGKKWGGVRADGVGLSLSYDKGEANGVWASLSGDQLTGKNVEDNWRVRWMTGYYYKVINQNNRRVTIGLNNMIWHYDKDLSGYSLGQGGYYSPQEYLSFAIPVMWRERTENWSWELGASGSWSHSRTKTMPRYPLMNLIPTDWQEEAARQSNDGGSSQGFGYTARALLERRVTSNWFVGTAIDIQQAKDYAPSHFLLYVRYSAAGWQGDMDLPPQPLIPYADW